In Candidatus Omnitrophota bacterium, one genomic interval encodes:
- a CDS encoding biopolymer transporter ExbD yields MIYLGEDVVNIRTLKEKISLKRRENPGLVVILRADKLVAFKNIVNVLDTLTELGISNLNIATVKE; encoded by the coding sequence ATGATCTATCTCGGAGAGGATGTGGTCAACATCCGAACGCTCAAGGAAAAGATCAGCCTGAAGCGCAGGGAAAACCCCGGTCTGGTAGTCATTCTGCGCGCGGATAAACTGGTGGCCTTCAAGAATATAGTTAACGTTCTGGATACGCTTACTGAACTCGGGATATCTAACCTTAATATCGCTACCGTCAAGGAATAA
- a CDS encoding N-acetylmuramoyl-L-alanine amidase, which translates to MPRDFFRLSYVVFIMFIAGCATIPQPIPPAPMISQPPGICHIVRKGETLWRIAKNYNADINQIIRVNRILDPACLGVGQRLLIPEGRYPAVPQPPRSRIGVPVEHLVGPVRYKSRWRSITVHHSATSGGNAEVFGRNHRARGMGGLFYHFVIGNGIGSSDGLIETGWRWRSQAQVNRPNEIEICLVGDFNRQNISARQWDSLVGLISVLRRQYNIPVNCIRRHKDVTRKPTDCPGKNFPFYRLKSELKRIQP; encoded by the coding sequence ATGCCCAGGGATTTTTTTCGTTTATCTTATGTTGTATTCATAATGTTCATTGCCGGCTGCGCCACTATCCCGCAGCCGATCCCGCCTGCGCCGATGATCTCCCAGCCTCCCGGCATCTGCCATATAGTCAGAAAAGGAGAGACTCTTTGGCGTATCGCCAAAAATTATAACGCCGATATAAACCAGATCATCCGGGTTAACCGCATACTTGATCCTGCTTGTTTGGGGGTAGGGCAGAGATTACTTATTCCCGAAGGACGATATCCCGCGGTCCCGCAGCCGCCGCGGTCTCGTATCGGAGTGCCGGTAGAACATCTGGTCGGCCCGGTCCGCTATAAGTCCAGGTGGCGTTCGATCACTGTGCATCACAGCGCCACTTCGGGAGGCAATGCCGAGGTATTCGGCCGGAATCACCGGGCAAGAGGCATGGGCGGGTTGTTTTATCATTTTGTCATAGGCAACGGCATCGGTTCTTCGGACGGACTGATCGAAACAGGATGGCGTTGGCGGTCGCAGGCTCAGGTGAACCGCCCCAATGAGATCGAGATCTGTCTGGTAGGCGATTTTAACCGCCAGAATATTTCTGCCCGGCAGTGGGATTCTCTTGTAGGGCTTATTTCGGTGCTGCGCCGGCAATATAATATCCCGGTCAACTGTATCCGCAGGCATAAAGACGTGACCAGAAAGCCAACGGATTGTCCGGGGAAGAATTTTCCGTTCTATAGGTTAAAATCAGAACTTAAGAGGATCCAGCCGTAA